A genomic region of Streptococcus suis contains the following coding sequences:
- the ftsY gene encoding signal recognition particle-docking protein FtsY, with protein MGLFDRLFGQEKQEEQVALVEEVEREQSASSEDTVTTEVESATQEMEEFQSEVAEPELTAEQEAQKQRTLDMMAQYYAAKEAAAARVKEAQEQGFDPAIQTKVKEEPVEEVVPVEQESEQDKYQRTLKKTRTGFGARLNEFFANFRSVDEEFFEELEEMLILSDVGVQVASTLTEELRYEAKLQNAKKTDELRRVIIEKLVDIYEKDGQFSEQINFQDDLTVMLFVGVNGVGKTTSIGKLAYKYKQAGKTVMLVAADTFRAGAVAQLAEWGRRVDVPVVTGPEKSDPASVVFDGVKRAVAEGVDILMIDTAGRLQNKENLMAELEKIGRIIKRTLPDAPHETLLALDASTGQNALSQAKEFAKITPLTGLVLTKLDGTAKGGVVLAIRQELDIPVKLIGFGEKIDDIGEFKSEEFMRGLLEGLV; from the coding sequence ATGGGATTATTTGATCGATTATTTGGACAAGAAAAACAAGAGGAGCAGGTTGCTCTTGTTGAAGAAGTGGAAAGGGAGCAGTCGGCTTCTAGCGAAGATACAGTAACTACTGAAGTTGAGTCAGCTACTCAAGAAATGGAAGAGTTCCAGTCTGAAGTAGCAGAGCCTGAATTGACAGCTGAACAAGAAGCTCAGAAACAACGGACCTTAGACATGATGGCTCAATATTATGCAGCCAAAGAAGCCGCTGCAGCTCGTGTTAAGGAAGCGCAGGAACAAGGCTTTGACCCTGCTATTCAAACCAAGGTCAAGGAAGAGCCTGTTGAGGAAGTTGTTCCAGTAGAGCAAGAAAGTGAGCAGGACAAGTACCAGCGTACCTTGAAAAAGACGCGTACAGGATTTGGGGCAAGGCTCAATGAATTCTTTGCCAATTTCCGTTCGGTTGATGAAGAATTTTTCGAAGAGTTGGAAGAAATGCTGATTTTGTCAGACGTTGGTGTGCAAGTAGCTTCGACTCTGACAGAGGAGCTCCGCTATGAGGCCAAGCTACAAAATGCCAAGAAGACAGATGAACTCCGTCGGGTTATCATCGAAAAATTGGTGGATATTTACGAAAAAGATGGTCAGTTCAGCGAGCAAATCAATTTCCAAGATGATTTGACAGTCATGCTCTTTGTCGGTGTCAACGGCGTTGGGAAGACGACCTCTATCGGTAAGTTAGCCTACAAGTACAAGCAGGCTGGCAAGACGGTCATGTTGGTCGCAGCGGACACCTTCCGTGCGGGTGCGGTAGCCCAGCTGGCTGAGTGGGGTCGCCGTGTCGATGTGCCTGTGGTCACAGGTCCAGAAAAGTCAGACCCAGCTAGTGTGGTCTTTGATGGGGTAAAACGTGCCGTGGCAGAAGGTGTGGATATTCTCATGATTGACACAGCAGGTCGTTTGCAAAATAAAGAAAATCTCATGGCAGAGCTGGAAAAAATTGGTCGCATCATCAAACGGACTCTGCCTGATGCACCGCATGAAACTCTCTTAGCACTGGATGCCTCCACAGGTCAAAACGCCCTTAGCCAAGCCAAGGAATTTGCAAAAATTACTCCATTGACTGGGCTAGTCTTGACCAAGCTAGACGGTACAGCCAAGGGTGGTGTCGTTCTTGCCATCCGTCAGGAACTGGATATTCCAGTTAAACTGATTGGTTTCGGTGAGAAAATCGATGATATCGGTGAATTCAAATCCGAAGAGTTCATGCGTGGACTCTTGGAAGGATTGGTGTAA
- a CDS encoding GNAT family N-acetyltransferase has product MQHKGTQILETERLVLRPFQASDVESVFQNWTSDEKVTTYLTWPTHQTLQDTEDYVQFCLQSYSQEKTYRWVIELKENQQPIGDISVVSLDERVQAAELGWVLGSKWWGQSYMTEALEAVNHYLLEEVGCLRITAVHDSENRPSGRVMEKVGMTYEGTLRQAARNNRGIVDIAIYSLLHTDRKSR; this is encoded by the coding sequence ATGCAACATAAAGGAACTCAGATTTTAGAAACAGAACGCCTAGTTTTACGCCCTTTTCAAGCAAGCGATGTTGAATCAGTTTTCCAAAACTGGACTTCAGATGAAAAGGTTACCACCTATCTGACCTGGCCAACTCATCAGACACTCCAAGATACTGAAGACTATGTCCAGTTCTGTCTTCAATCCTATTCACAGGAAAAAACATACAGGTGGGTAATTGAGCTCAAAGAAAATCAGCAACCCATTGGAGATATTTCCGTTGTTAGCCTTGATGAAAGAGTCCAAGCTGCTGAATTAGGTTGGGTGTTGGGCAGTAAATGGTGGGGGCAAAGTTATATGACCGAAGCTCTTGAAGCTGTTAATCACTATTTATTGGAGGAAGTGGGCTGTTTACGGATTACAGCTGTTCACGATAGTGAAAATCGTCCTTCTGGTCGTGTCATGGAAAAAGTCGGTATGACCTATGAAGGAACTCTCCGCCAAGCCGCTCGAAACAATCGTGGTATTGTGGATATTGCCATTTACTCACTGTTGCATACAGATAGAAAAAGTCGCTAG
- a CDS encoding Cof-type HAD-IIB family hydrolase, with the protein MYKKIIATDMDGTFLRSDHGFDANRFRNLLETFKEKGYLFVAASGRSLPSLKQLFEEFLDDIALVAENGAVVVYRNQTIYLDDPIQPATYLSLVEELVQSGHVAAQHVTLSGLTASYMLKAVDTGLYNILSDYYHDIALVEQFEDISEPIIKLNLYVDESNRQSTQDWINHHFKQLTAVTTGFTSIDIILSGVHKGIGLSHLCQHLSLTGKELIAFGDNQNDLEMLKQAAVSIATANAIDEVKAQADLVIGHCDDESVIEYMEELANGN; encoded by the coding sequence ATGTATAAGAAAATTATCGCAACGGATATGGATGGTACCTTTTTACGAAGTGACCATGGATTTGATGCCAATCGGTTTCGAAATTTGTTGGAGACGTTTAAGGAAAAAGGCTACTTGTTTGTGGCGGCAAGTGGTCGTTCTCTGCCGAGTCTCAAACAGTTATTTGAAGAATTTTTAGATGACATCGCTTTGGTAGCTGAGAACGGAGCAGTTGTTGTTTATCGCAATCAGACCATCTACCTGGATGATCCCATTCAGCCGGCAACTTACCTTTCTTTAGTAGAGGAACTGGTGCAGAGTGGGCACGTAGCTGCACAACATGTGACCTTATCTGGCTTAACAGCTTCTTATATGCTGAAAGCAGTTGACACTGGACTTTATAATATTTTATCGGACTATTATCACGATATTGCTTTGGTGGAACAGTTTGAAGATATTTCTGAGCCGATTATTAAGTTGAATCTCTATGTCGATGAATCCAATCGTCAGTCAACTCAAGACTGGATTAATCATCATTTCAAACAATTGACTGCTGTTACAACTGGTTTTACCTCGATCGATATTATTTTGTCAGGTGTACACAAGGGAATTGGTTTATCTCATTTGTGCCAACACCTTAGTCTAACAGGAAAGGAACTGATTGCCTTTGGAGACAACCAAAATGATCTGGAGATGTTGAAACAGGCAGCAGTCTCAATCGCAACTGCGAATGCCATAGATGAGGTAAAGGCTCAAGCAGACCTAGTCATTGGTCATTGTGATGATGAATCTGTCATAGAATACATGGAGGAATTAGCAAATGGCAATTAA
- a CDS encoding Cof-type HAD-IIB family hydrolase has protein sequence MAIKLIALDLDGTLLTSDKRISEANKKALQAARDCGVYVVLTTGRPLQAIGGFLEELDLLGENQYSITFNGGLVQENTGRILDKTGFTIEDVRTIRRVTNELDLPLDVLYGGDVYSLPAAHESLYLTANPLLNKINVSDEELPEEFVYNKAVSAVDAAFLDGQIPKIPEELYDRFEIFKSRDILLEWSPKGVHKANGLAKLIGHLGIDQSEVMSCGDEGNDLSMIEWAGLGVAMANATEEIKSAAKVVLPKTNDEDGIAWAIEHYVLNED, from the coding sequence ATGGCAATTAAGTTGATTGCGTTGGATTTAGATGGAACGCTTCTGACATCTGATAAACGGATTTCAGAGGCCAATAAAAAGGCCTTGCAAGCAGCACGTGATTGTGGCGTCTATGTGGTTCTAACCACAGGTCGTCCCTTGCAGGCTATTGGAGGTTTCTTAGAAGAACTAGATTTACTTGGAGAAAATCAATATTCTATCACTTTTAATGGTGGTCTGGTTCAGGAAAATACTGGCCGGATTTTAGATAAAACGGGTTTCACCATTGAAGATGTCCGTACCATCCGTCGTGTGACAAATGAATTGGATTTGCCATTGGATGTTTTGTACGGCGGAGATGTTTACTCGCTTCCAGCTGCCCATGAATCTCTTTACCTAACAGCCAATCCACTTTTGAATAAAATCAATGTTTCAGATGAGGAGCTGCCAGAAGAGTTTGTCTACAATAAGGCAGTCTCAGCAGTAGATGCAGCATTTCTAGATGGTCAAATTCCAAAAATTCCTGAGGAATTGTACGATCGTTTCGAGATTTTCAAATCGCGGGATATCTTGCTTGAGTGGAGTCCTAAAGGGGTTCACAAGGCAAACGGTTTGGCCAAGTTGATTGGACATCTGGGGATTGACCAGTCAGAAGTCATGTCCTGTGGTGATGAAGGAAATGACTTGTCTATGATTGAATGGGCTGGTTTAGGGGTTGCCATGGCAAACGCAACTGAAGAAATCAAATCAGCAGCCAAGGTAGTCTTACCCAAAACTAATGATGAAGATGGTATTGCTTGGGCCATCGAGCACTATGTATTGAATGAGGACTAA